In Halopelagius inordinatus, a single genomic region encodes these proteins:
- a CDS encoding PAS domain-containing protein produces the protein MAAEFLRREDDRFVVETAASASEGLSLLSDDEYDCVVSDFDMPGQSGLEFLEAVRDDRPDLPFILFTGKGSEEVASDAISAGVTDYLQKESGTDQYAVLANRIANAVERERSRRLVERNERRLRELIDSLPLLLHVVDSDGTYLLANQVLADFHDTTAADIEGSNVADVLPDATAEEFNENVAAVLDEGRMKSFPGIEIPDSDGDVHIFEPRMLPYDFGETGGRAVLGIATDVTDQREHERELEQKERRYQAIFNDPNILVGLLDTDGTVLDINQTAMDYVDVTLGEITDEPFWDAPWFGHSESVRQQIRDWIDRAAGGEYVEFDLDLVDPSGDPYVIEGVIRPVTDDDGEVVSLIISDREVTDQRKYQRELEEANAVQSTLLDTLPVGVLVEDASRDVVTVNDRFFDLFDLPGIPHEIVGSDCSALAVDAGEMLTEPEAFVERTEGLVTDGDPVQNDEIRLRDGRTFTRSYQPIELPEGEGHLWVYRDVTDGKRRETRLESLNTTTQDLMAAETRDEVVEIGVNAAAEVLGMEASAIHLYDDARSALVPRAVTDTVYDLIGDPPAFTESDSIAWRVFEAGEPLAVDDIHDDPDIYNPESSIRSELHLPIGDYGTLIAGSETPAAFDQQDLVFGELLAGNVESALEQVEQTEQLRAREGELMRQNDRLEAFASLVSHDLRNPLQVAEGRLELARETCDNEDLDAVDRALGRMDALIDDLLTLAREGDRVQELEPVDIGDLARRCWANVETEDATLDVTAETKTRADRSRLMQMFENLFRNAIEHGGSDVTVTIGELAGGFYFEDDGPGIPSEDLETVFDPGYSTTRRGTGFGLSIVKEIVNAHGWEIEITDADGEASGARFEITGVSTFRA, from the coding sequence ATGGCCGCAGAGTTTCTGCGGCGCGAAGACGACCGGTTCGTCGTCGAAACTGCCGCCAGCGCGAGCGAGGGACTGTCGCTCCTGTCCGACGACGAGTACGACTGTGTCGTCTCGGACTTCGATATGCCGGGGCAGTCCGGTCTCGAGTTCCTCGAGGCGGTTCGCGATGATCGGCCGGACCTGCCCTTTATCCTGTTCACGGGCAAGGGTTCCGAGGAAGTCGCCAGCGACGCCATCTCGGCCGGCGTCACCGACTACCTCCAGAAGGAGTCCGGCACCGATCAGTACGCGGTACTGGCAAATCGGATCGCCAACGCCGTCGAGCGAGAGCGGTCGCGCCGGCTGGTCGAGCGCAACGAACGGCGCCTTCGGGAGTTGATCGACTCGCTTCCACTGCTTCTCCACGTCGTCGATTCCGACGGGACGTACCTGCTCGCAAATCAGGTACTCGCGGATTTCCACGATACGACCGCCGCAGACATCGAGGGCAGTAACGTCGCCGACGTGCTTCCCGATGCGACGGCCGAGGAGTTCAACGAGAACGTCGCTGCTGTGCTCGACGAAGGGCGGATGAAGAGTTTTCCGGGCATCGAGATACCCGACTCGGACGGCGACGTCCACATCTTCGAACCGCGGATGCTCCCCTACGACTTCGGTGAGACCGGCGGACGGGCGGTGCTCGGAATCGCCACCGACGTTACTGACCAGCGAGAACACGAACGTGAACTCGAGCAGAAAGAGCGTCGCTACCAGGCTATCTTCAACGACCCGAACATCCTCGTCGGACTGCTCGACACCGACGGCACAGTCCTCGACATCAACCAGACGGCGATGGACTACGTCGATGTCACTCTCGGCGAGATCACGGACGAACCGTTCTGGGACGCCCCGTGGTTCGGGCACTCCGAGAGCGTTCGACAACAGATCAGAGACTGGATCGATCGCGCGGCGGGCGGCGAGTACGTCGAGTTCGACCTCGACCTCGTCGACCCCAGTGGTGATCCATACGTCATCGAGGGCGTGATCAGACCGGTCACGGACGACGACGGCGAGGTCGTCTCGCTGATCATCTCCGATCGCGAAGTCACCGACCAGCGGAAGTACCAACGGGAATTAGAGGAGGCCAACGCCGTCCAGTCGACGCTACTGGACACGCTCCCGGTGGGCGTCCTCGTCGAGGACGCCTCGCGGGATGTCGTCACCGTCAACGACCGTTTCTTCGACCTCTTCGACTTACCGGGGATACCCCACGAGATCGTCGGTTCCGACTGCTCTGCGCTCGCTGTGGATGCCGGCGAGATGCTCACTGAACCGGAGGCGTTCGTCGAGCGAACCGAGGGACTCGTGACCGACGGCGACCCGGTGCAGAACGACGAAATCCGCCTTCGCGACGGCCGGACGTTCACGCGAAGCTATCAGCCGATCGAACTCCCCGAGGGCGAGGGTCATCTCTGGGTGTACCGCGACGTCACCGACGGCAAGCGACGCGAAACCCGGCTCGAATCCCTCAACACGACGACTCAAGATCTGATGGCTGCGGAAACCCGCGACGAGGTCGTCGAGATCGGTGTGAACGCGGCAGCCGAGGTTCTGGGGATGGAAGCAAGCGCCATCCACCTATACGACGACGCGAGATCGGCGCTCGTGCCGCGAGCCGTTACGGACACCGTGTACGACCTCATCGGCGATCCACCGGCGTTCACGGAGAGCGATAGCATCGCGTGGCGAGTCTTCGAAGCCGGCGAACCGCTGGCCGTCGACGACATCCACGACGATCCGGATATCTACAACCCAGAATCGTCTATCCGAAGCGAACTCCACCTCCCGATCGGCGACTACGGAACCTTGATTGCCGGCTCGGAAACGCCAGCGGCTTTCGATCAGCAAGACCTCGTGTTCGGCGAACTGCTCGCTGGAAACGTCGAATCGGCACTCGAACAGGTCGAACAGACAGAACAGTTACGCGCCCGCGAAGGGGAACTGATGCGTCAGAATGACCGCTTGGAGGCGTTCGCCAGCCTCGTCAGTCACGACCTCCGGAATCCGCTCCAGGTGGCCGAAGGGCGACTGGAACTGGCCCGCGAGACGTGTGACAACGAGGATCTGGACGCAGTCGATCGCGCGCTCGGACGGATGGACGCGCTCATCGACGATCTCCTGACACTGGCCCGCGAGGGAGACCGCGTGCAGGAACTCGAGCCGGTCGATATCGGCGACCTCGCGCGGCGATGCTGGGCCAACGTCGAGACGGAGGACGCGACGCTCGACGTGACCGCCGAAACGAAGACCCGAGCCGACCGGAGCCGCCTGATGCAGATGTTCGAGAACCTCTTCCGAAACGCGATCGAACATGGTGGTTCCGACGTAACGGTGACGATCGGTGAACTCGCCGGTGGATTCTACTTCGAGGACGACGGCCCCGGAATTCCCTCGGAGGATCTGGAGACTGTCTTCGACCCCGGATACTCGACTACGCGGAGAGGAACGGGATTCGGTCTCAGCATCGTGAAGGAGATCGTCAACGCCCACGGTTGGGAAATCGAGATTACCGACGCCGACGGCGAAGCCAGCGGAGCGCGTTTCGAGATCACCGGCGTTTCGACCTTTCGAGCTTGA
- a CDS encoding ornithine cyclodeaminase — translation MTATRTVELEGHIIDSGMMQRAFGIVMDLDGSFEVEEFDVGKHKDKTSYCRMSISADTQETLQEILHELHQNGANLTDPVDAHVEPAPADRVVPHGFYSTTNHPTEVRYDGEWIGVENIEMDCAIVLEPDPDGREEPRAYTKVLNGIEEGDLVVTDEAGIRVQPPERPRDSSGPFGFMQGGVSSERPSESLIEQVAEAIEETKAEGGKVLVVAGPALVHSGGALDLARLIREGYVDMLSAGNGFATHDIEHGLYGTSLGMDMETMEHPRKGHKHHIYTISEVIRAGGIAEAVDEGLVEEGVMYECVENDVPYVLAGSIRDDGPLPDTITDAVEAQNAIREQAHEADMVLMLSTLLHSVAVGNCLPSDVRVVCVDINPATVTQLLDRGSSQAIGMVTDIGTFVPTLADKILGPAAEGETDGDGYYETDGGADDDSDHGGGHPCGGN, via the coding sequence ATGACCGCGACGCGAACTGTCGAACTCGAAGGCCACATCATCGACTCGGGGATGATGCAACGAGCCTTCGGTATCGTGATGGACCTCGATGGGTCGTTCGAAGTCGAGGAGTTCGATGTGGGAAAGCACAAAGACAAGACGTCGTACTGTCGGATGTCGATAAGCGCCGACACGCAGGAGACGTTGCAGGAGATTCTCCACGAACTGCACCAAAACGGGGCGAACCTCACCGACCCGGTGGACGCGCACGTCGAACCCGCGCCCGCCGACAGAGTCGTCCCGCACGGCTTTTACTCCACGACCAACCACCCCACGGAGGTCCGATACGACGGCGAGTGGATCGGCGTCGAGAACATCGAGATGGACTGCGCGATAGTTCTCGAACCCGACCCGGACGGGAGAGAGGAACCGCGAGCGTACACGAAGGTGCTGAACGGTATCGAGGAGGGTGACCTCGTCGTCACGGACGAGGCGGGCATCCGCGTGCAACCGCCCGAACGCCCCCGCGACTCCTCGGGTCCGTTCGGCTTCATGCAGGGCGGCGTCTCCTCCGAGCGACCCTCCGAATCGCTCATCGAACAGGTCGCAGAGGCCATAGAGGAGACGAAAGCCGAGGGCGGGAAGGTGTTAGTCGTCGCCGGCCCGGCACTCGTCCACTCGGGCGGGGCGTTGGACCTCGCGCGCCTCATCCGCGAGGGGTACGTCGACATGCTTTCGGCGGGCAACGGCTTCGCCACCCACGACATCGAACACGGCCTCTACGGCACCTCTCTGGGCATGGACATGGAGACGATGGAACACCCCCGGAAGGGCCACAAACACCACATCTACACGATAAGCGAGGTCATCCGCGCCGGGGGCATCGCGGAGGCCGTAGACGAGGGACTCGTCGAAGAGGGCGTGATGTACGAGTGCGTCGAAAACGACGTGCCGTACGTCCTCGCGGGGTCGATTCGCGACGACGGTCCCCTCCCCGACACCATCACCGACGCGGTGGAGGCGCAAAACGCCATCCGCGAACAGGCCCACGAGGCCGACATGGTGTTGATGCTTTCGACTCTGCTTCACTCCGTCGCCGTCGGCAACTGCCTCCCGTCGGACGTCCGCGTCGTCTGCGTGGACATAAACCCCGCGACGGTGACGCAACTTCTCGACCGAGGGAGTTCCCAAGCCATCGGCATGGTGACCGACATCGGCACGTTCGTCCCGACGCTGGCGGACAAGATTCTCGGTCCCGCGGCGGAGGGCGAGACGGACGGCGACGGCTACTACGAGACCGACGGCGGTGCCGATGACGACTCCGACCACGGCGGCGGACACCCCTGCGGCGGGAACTGA
- a CDS encoding universal stress protein yields MTTYVLGTNSVHRSAKLCDYLDGRLDDGDTVHAVNSHVGGDQTDGKDTRDGNDALNAVSSRLGAICTVETHQFVRGNDPATDLIQCAEEVDADELVIGIRKRNPTAKIVFGSTAQDVLLNANVPMAVVPLETVE; encoded by the coding sequence ATGACCACGTACGTACTCGGGACGAACTCGGTCCACCGAAGCGCGAAACTCTGTGACTACCTCGACGGGAGACTCGACGACGGCGACACCGTCCACGCGGTAAACTCCCACGTCGGGGGCGACCAGACGGACGGCAAAGACACCCGAGACGGCAACGACGCGCTCAACGCGGTCAGTTCGCGCCTCGGCGCTATCTGCACCGTCGAAACCCACCAGTTCGTCCGCGGCAACGACCCGGCGACGGACCTCATTCAGTGCGCAGAGGAGGTGGACGCGGACGAACTCGTCATCGGAATCAGAAAGCGCAATCCGACGGCGAAGATAGTGTTCGGAAGCACGGCACAGGACGTCCTCCTCAACGCGAACGTTCCGATGGCCGTCGTTCCGCTGGAGACGGTGGAGTGA
- a CDS encoding alpha/beta hydrolase, with protein sequence MGFESAGERCTGWLYRPDRPADPPVVVMAGGIASERSFGLPAYAERLAEAGYAVFLFDYRNHGDSEGEPRNLVSPSRQRTDWEAAIAGVRERDGLDTGRLVLWGTELGGGHALDVAADDARVRAVVAQTPVLSGRSLLTANGYGYLAKGVLAGVRDRVQSLVAGPHTVSVTGDPEESALLSTPGARAGYLDLVPPTSEWENRLPARSLLSLATFSAGDDAESIACPVMFVAGTRDDIVPAASVESAADSVSNATFVRLPASHFDFYEGAQLAQAVGHGVAFLDGVLDS encoded by the coding sequence ATGGGCTTCGAGAGCGCCGGAGAGCGCTGTACGGGGTGGCTCTACCGCCCCGACCGTCCGGCCGACCCGCCGGTCGTCGTCATGGCGGGCGGCATCGCCTCCGAACGGTCGTTCGGACTCCCGGCGTACGCGGAGCGACTGGCCGAGGCGGGCTACGCCGTCTTCCTGTTCGACTACCGGAACCACGGCGACAGCGAGGGGGAACCGAGAAACCTCGTCTCCCCGTCGCGGCAGCGAACCGACTGGGAGGCGGCCATCGCGGGCGTCAGGGAGAGAGACGGCCTCGACACCGGGCGACTCGTCCTCTGGGGGACCGAACTCGGCGGCGGACACGCCTTAGACGTGGCCGCGGACGACGCCCGCGTCCGAGCGGTCGTCGCACAGACGCCCGTCCTCTCGGGGCGGTCGCTCCTGACCGCGAACGGCTACGGATACCTCGCGAAAGGCGTCCTCGCGGGCGTCCGCGACAGAGTCCAGTCGCTCGTCGCCGGGCCGCACACCGTCTCCGTGACGGGCGACCCCGAGGAGTCGGCGTTGCTCTCGACGCCCGGCGCGCGGGCGGGCTACCTCGATTTGGTCCCCCCGACCTCCGAGTGGGAGAACCGACTGCCCGCCCGGTCGCTGCTCTCTCTCGCGACGTTCTCGGCCGGCGACGACGCCGAATCCATCGCCTGTCCGGTCATGTTCGTCGCCGGAACCCGAGACGATATCGTCCCCGCCGCGTCCGTCGAGTCGGCGGCGGACTCCGTGTCGAACGCGACGTTCGTTCGCTTGCCCGCGTCCCACTTCGATTTCTACGAGGGCGCGCAGTTGGCGCAGGCCGTCGGTCACGGCGTCGCCTTCCTCGACGGCGTCCTCGACTCTTGA
- a CDS encoding DUF7490 domain-containing protein, translating to MNRDAALAGAAVGVVLVALLASVAFPGVLADPTEDDPVRPGPVRISEVNIGADDADVRGGTVTLSVDTRIEHRGNPTENVTLLVRAVDAESGLVETTQTVRVGTLRDEAETSVTANVTVEREGGYHVETVLYQDDRRVDEDGKTVSGLEALTPAYAQTDVRFSEGDALPPLSFSVAEADAGNNRTTLELAASLTNSGDGRSEDLRVRFVLRQADSNIVAAQTATDVGAIRPGRTATTTTRVTVPRNYNYYVDAVLLKDGVVVDTARTAANLDPTKRISVNETEEDVELRVEDFEGGGSDGRGEYTESPAYGTETSTPGFGPVAALVALLASALLARRWTQ from the coding sequence ATGAACCGCGACGCCGCCCTGGCAGGCGCGGCCGTCGGGGTAGTCCTCGTTGCCCTCCTCGCTTCGGTGGCTTTCCCCGGCGTCCTCGCCGACCCGACGGAAGACGACCCGGTCCGACCGGGACCGGTCCGCATCTCGGAGGTGAACATCGGGGCCGACGACGCAGACGTCCGCGGAGGGACGGTCACCCTCTCGGTGGACACGCGAATCGAACACCGCGGGAACCCGACGGAGAACGTCACGCTCCTCGTCCGCGCCGTCGACGCGGAGTCGGGCCTCGTCGAGACGACCCAGACCGTACGCGTCGGCACCCTCCGCGACGAGGCCGAAACCTCCGTGACAGCGAACGTCACCGTCGAACGCGAAGGCGGCTACCACGTGGAGACGGTGCTCTATCAGGACGACCGCCGCGTGGACGAGGACGGCAAGACGGTGAGCGGTCTGGAGGCGTTGACGCCCGCGTACGCCCAGACCGACGTCCGGTTCTCGGAGGGCGACGCGCTCCCGCCACTCTCGTTCTCCGTCGCGGAAGCCGACGCCGGTAACAACCGGACGACGCTCGAACTCGCCGCGTCGCTGACGAACAGTGGCGACGGCCGGTCGGAGGACCTTCGAGTGCGGTTCGTCCTCCGGCAGGCCGACTCGAACATCGTCGCCGCCCAGACGGCCACGGACGTCGGCGCGATTCGTCCCGGGCGGACGGCGACGACGACGACGCGGGTGACCGTCCCGCGGAACTACAACTACTACGTCGACGCCGTGTTGCTGAAAGACGGCGTCGTCGTCGATACCGCCCGCACGGCGGCGAACTTAGACCCGACGAAGCGAATCAGCGTCAACGAGACCGAAGAGGACGTCGAACTCCGCGTGGAGGACTTCGAAGGCGGCGGGAGCGACGGCCGCGGCGAGTACACCGAATCGCCGGCGTACGGAACGGAGACGTCCACGCCCGGATTCGGCCCGGTCGCCGCCCTCGTCGCACTCCTCGCGTCGGCGCTTCTCGCTCGGAGGTGGACCCAATGA
- a CDS encoding CBS domain-containing protein translates to MEFDDIRVEAYMTEAVETTHPDEWVTDVVDRLRSQSRYGGLPVLDDDGRLAGFVGAIDLLGVHGDESVRAVMSRNLVVARPEMTLQDAARVIFRTGHQFLPVVDDEEAFLGVVSNADVVRSQIERTTPSKVESTRRMLESTHDAAVGVEEDVVVISELIPTQREVYADELDGRAYELEHGLAEPLITLVYGEETLLVDGHHRALAARELDIEEMRAYVLVVDPTEVPNLGLRKIARLGGLDSLADVEVNDDGHHPLVEMTELGA, encoded by the coding sequence ATGGAGTTCGACGACATCCGCGTCGAGGCTTACATGACAGAGGCGGTAGAGACGACCCACCCCGACGAGTGGGTTACCGACGTCGTCGACCGATTGCGGTCTCAGTCTCGGTACGGGGGCTTGCCGGTTCTCGACGACGACGGCCGCCTCGCGGGGTTCGTCGGGGCGATAGACCTACTCGGCGTCCACGGCGACGAATCAGTTCGCGCGGTGATGAGTCGGAATCTCGTCGTCGCGCGCCCGGAGATGACCCTGCAGGACGCCGCCCGAGTCATCTTCCGGACGGGCCACCAGTTTCTCCCCGTCGTCGACGACGAGGAGGCGTTCCTCGGCGTCGTCTCGAACGCCGACGTGGTTCGGAGTCAGATCGAACGCACCACGCCCTCGAAAGTCGAGAGCACCCGGCGGATGCTCGAATCGACGCACGACGCCGCCGTCGGCGTCGAGGAGGACGTCGTCGTGATCTCAGAGCTGATACCCACCCAGCGAGAGGTGTACGCCGACGAGTTAGACGGCCGCGCGTACGAACTCGAACACGGGCTCGCAGAACCGCTTATCACCCTCGTCTACGGGGAGGAGACGCTCCTCGTCGACGGCCACCACCGCGCTCTCGCGGCGCGCGAACTCGACATCGAGGAGATGCGCGCTTACGTCCTCGTCGTCGACCCGACGGAGGTGCCGAATCTCGGCCTCCGGAAGATAGCGCGCCTCGGCGGATTGGACTCGCTGGCGGACGTGGAGGTGAACGACGACGGCCACCATCCGTTAGTCGAGATGACCGAATTGGGGGCGTAG